One segment of Paraburkholderia sp. PREW-6R DNA contains the following:
- a CDS encoding acetate/propionate family kinase, translating to MHTQDETGHATILVLNSGSSSLKFGLFQQANGDEALLLEGSAQGIGRDDGSLRIKAPDGRVLEEQAHVLESQTDALQKLTRVLAEQNEVRPTAVGHRVVHGGPHLRTHQRITADVRRQLQDATHFAPLHIPPALALIDEASAIFSDAQHFACFDTAFHATLPPRAAQLPLPRRYAEQGVIRYGFHGLSYESLVAQLGDDLPARAVFAHLGNGSSVCALRDGKSVDTSMGMTPTGGVPMGTRSGDLDPGVLLYLMRTEHLDANALETLLNRHSGLAGYTDGESDMQALEKRAAAGDASAELALDAFATAVRKTIGAYAALLGGIDLLVFTGGIGEHSEAMRQRVCDGLSFIGLSEHDPAGRVRAIHTEEEKQIARHCRALLESGGQSA from the coding sequence ATGCATACACAAGACGAGACCGGGCACGCGACGATCCTCGTGCTCAACAGCGGTTCGTCGTCGCTGAAATTCGGGCTTTTCCAACAGGCGAACGGCGATGAAGCGCTGCTGCTCGAAGGCAGCGCGCAGGGCATCGGCCGCGACGACGGCAGTCTGCGGATCAAGGCGCCCGACGGCCGCGTGCTCGAGGAGCAGGCGCATGTGCTCGAATCGCAGACCGACGCGTTGCAGAAGCTCACACGGGTGCTCGCCGAGCAGAACGAGGTGCGTCCCACGGCGGTAGGGCATCGCGTGGTGCATGGCGGCCCGCATCTGCGCACGCATCAGCGCATCACCGCCGACGTGCGGCGGCAATTGCAGGACGCGACGCACTTCGCGCCCTTGCATATTCCGCCTGCGCTGGCGCTGATCGACGAGGCGTCGGCCATTTTCAGCGACGCGCAGCATTTCGCGTGCTTCGACACGGCATTTCACGCGACGCTGCCGCCGCGCGCGGCGCAGTTGCCATTGCCGCGCCGTTACGCAGAGCAGGGCGTGATCCGGTATGGTTTTCATGGACTGTCGTACGAGTCGCTGGTCGCGCAGCTCGGCGACGACCTGCCGGCGCGCGCGGTGTTCGCTCATCTCGGCAATGGATCGAGCGTGTGCGCATTGCGAGACGGCAAGTCGGTCGATACGTCGATGGGTATGACGCCAACGGGCGGCGTGCCGATGGGCACGCGCAGCGGCGATCTCGATCCCGGCGTGCTGCTGTATCTGATGCGCACCGAACATCTCGATGCCAACGCGCTGGAAACGCTACTGAACCGTCACAGCGGTCTCGCCGGTTATACGGACGGCGAAAGCGATATGCAGGCGCTGGAAAAGCGCGCTGCGGCCGGGGACGCCAGCGCGGAACTCGCGCTCGACGCGTTTGCGACGGCAGTACGCAAGACGATCGGCGCGTATGCGGCGCTCCTCGGTGGCATCGATCTGCTGGTGTTCACGGGCGGCATCGGCGAGCACAGCGAAGCGATGCGTCAACGCGTGTGTGACGGGTTGTCGTTTATCGGACTGTCGGAACACGATCCGGCGGGGCGCGTGCGCGCGATTCACACGGAGGAGGAAAAGCAGATCGCGCGGCATTGCCGCGCGCTGCTCGAATCGGGCGGTCAGTCCGCCTGA
- a CDS encoding LysE family translocator, with protein MPTAATLLAFALVSFAMVLTPGPNMIYLISRSLCQGPRAGLVSLGGVALGYVFYMFCAAFGITALLMTVPYAYDALRFCGALYLLYLAWQAVKPGGRSPFQARDLPHDSRRKLFTMGFVTNLANPKIAVMYLSLLPQFISPGHGSVLSQSIALGCVQIVIAVTVNALIASMAGSIAGFLAGRPVWLLVQRWLMGTVLAGLAVRIALDSRR; from the coding sequence GTGCCTACCGCCGCCACGCTGCTTGCCTTCGCTCTTGTCTCGTTCGCCATGGTGCTGACGCCGGGGCCGAACATGATCTATCTGATTTCGCGCTCACTGTGTCAGGGGCCGCGCGCGGGGCTGGTGTCGCTGGGCGGTGTCGCGCTCGGCTACGTGTTCTACATGTTTTGCGCCGCATTCGGCATTACCGCGTTGCTGATGACAGTGCCTTACGCATACGACGCGCTGCGCTTTTGCGGCGCGCTGTATCTGCTTTACCTCGCCTGGCAGGCAGTCAAACCCGGCGGCCGCTCGCCGTTCCAGGCGCGTGATCTGCCGCACGACAGCCGCCGCAAGCTCTTCACGATGGGCTTCGTCACCAATCTCGCCAATCCGAAGATTGCGGTCATGTATCTTTCGCTGCTGCCGCAATTCATTTCGCCGGGACACGGCAGCGTGCTGTCCCAGTCGATCGCGCTGGGGTGCGTGCAGATCGTGATCGCCGTCACCGTCAATGCGCTGATCGCGAGCATGGCGGGTTCGATTGCAGGATTTCTCGCGGGGCGACCGGTCTGGTTGCTGGTGCAACGGTGGCTGATGGGCACCGTGCTCGCCGGCCTCGCGGTGCGTATCGCGCTGGATTCGCGCCGTTAA
- a CDS encoding YceH family protein — protein MNATPDTPSRPSIRALTPLEGRVLGVLVEKQQTVPDSYPLSLNALTLGCNQKTGRAPVMNATEGEVLTAVDGLKRLSLVMEGSSSRVPRFEHNMNRVLGLPSQSAALLTTLLLRGPQTAAELRLNSARLHGFADISSVEAFLDELAASDPPRVVKLARTPGERESRWTHLLCGEVSASELAQPGGAEDAVPLSAFEALKAEQNRLADELKRLQAVVRRMAADLGIEVEDVGRDA, from the coding sequence ATGAATGCCACCCCCGACACTCCCTCCCGCCCTTCGATCCGCGCGCTGACCCCGCTCGAGGGCCGCGTGCTCGGCGTGCTCGTCGAAAAGCAGCAGACGGTGCCGGACAGTTATCCGCTGTCGCTGAACGCGCTGACGCTCGGCTGCAATCAGAAGACCGGCCGCGCGCCGGTGATGAACGCGACCGAGGGCGAGGTGCTGACTGCCGTCGACGGTCTGAAACGCCTGAGTCTCGTGATGGAAGGCAGCAGCAGCCGCGTGCCGCGTTTCGAGCACAACATGAACCGGGTGCTGGGTCTGCCGAGCCAGTCGGCGGCGCTCCTGACCACGTTGCTGCTGCGCGGCCCGCAGACCGCCGCCGAGCTGCGGCTGAACAGCGCGCGGCTGCATGGGTTTGCGGACATCTCGTCGGTCGAGGCGTTCCTCGACGAACTCGCGGCGAGCGATCCGCCGCGGGTCGTCAAGCTCGCCCGCACGCCGGGCGAACGCGAGAGCCGCTGGACGCATCTGCTGTGCGGCGAGGTGAGCGCGAGCGAACTGGCGCAGCCAGGCGGCGCAGAAGACGCCGTGCCGCTATCCGCGTTCGAGGCGCTGAAGGCAGAGCAGAACCGTCTCGCCGACGAGCTGAAGCGCCTGCAAGCCGTGGTGCGGCGCATGGCGGCGGATCTGGGCATCGAAGTCGAGGATGTCGGCCGCGACGCCTGA
- a CDS encoding MFS transporter, whose amino-acid sequence MTPTTPSDGAPHWQRNLYVCLFGSFTTIVAMTLLLPFLPLYVQQLGVRSSAAAVQWSGVAFGATFLAAALVSPLWGRMADRYGRKLILIRASLGMAVVMSLLGLAQNVWQLVGLRFLAGLVGGYASGANVMIATQTPRGRTGWALGTLASGMMAGSLVGPLVGGALPPLIGIRNTFFIAGAMIFCAFIATVWLVREQPVDRSRVLSKETDAATSGWASVENLRPVLAMLMTSGLLMFANMSIEPIITVYVAQLVHDARHVTLVSGFVMSASALGSVLAASRVGRLADRIGAPKVIIACLTVCAVLLVPQAFVTNGAQLVVLRFLMGLALAGLLPCITSVIRHSVPERSAGYILGYATSANYAGQVTGPLAGGFVGAHLGMQAVFLITSVLMLCGALFNVWVFRGVTRAHSG is encoded by the coding sequence ATGACACCCACCACGCCTTCGGACGGCGCGCCGCACTGGCAGCGCAACCTGTATGTCTGCCTGTTCGGCTCGTTTACGACGATCGTCGCGATGACCCTGCTGCTGCCCTTTCTGCCGCTCTACGTGCAACAGCTCGGCGTGCGCTCCTCCGCGGCCGCCGTGCAATGGTCGGGGGTCGCATTCGGCGCGACGTTTCTCGCTGCCGCGCTGGTGTCCCCGCTGTGGGGCCGCATGGCCGACCGCTACGGACGCAAGCTGATCCTGATCCGCGCGAGCCTCGGCATGGCAGTCGTCATGTCGCTGCTCGGTCTTGCGCAGAACGTCTGGCAACTGGTCGGACTGCGCTTCCTCGCGGGCCTCGTCGGCGGCTATGCGTCGGGTGCGAATGTCATGATCGCCACCCAGACGCCGCGTGGGCGCACCGGCTGGGCGCTCGGCACACTGGCCTCCGGCATGATGGCGGGCAGTCTGGTCGGGCCGCTAGTGGGTGGCGCGCTGCCTCCGCTGATCGGCATTCGGAACACGTTTTTCATTGCCGGCGCGATGATTTTCTGCGCGTTCATTGCGACCGTGTGGCTCGTTCGGGAACAGCCGGTGGATCGTTCGCGTGTTCTGTCGAAAGAGACGGACGCCGCCACGAGTGGCTGGGCAAGCGTAGAGAATCTGCGGCCCGTGCTCGCCATGCTGATGACCTCCGGCCTGCTGATGTTCGCCAACATGTCGATCGAGCCGATCATCACCGTGTATGTCGCCCAGCTCGTGCATGACGCGCGGCATGTCACGCTGGTGTCGGGTTTCGTGATGTCGGCGTCGGCGCTCGGCAGCGTGCTCGCGGCGTCACGCGTCGGGCGGCTGGCCGACCGGATCGGCGCGCCAAAGGTCATCATCGCGTGCCTGACTGTGTGCGCGGTGCTGCTGGTGCCACAGGCATTCGTCACGAACGGCGCGCAACTCGTCGTGCTGCGCTTTCTGATGGGGCTCGCGCTTGCGGGACTGTTGCCGTGCATCACGAGCGTGATCCGTCACAGCGTGCCGGAGCGGTCGGCGGGCTACATTCTCGGCTATGCGACATCCGCGAATTACGCAGGCCAGGTGACCGGGCCGCTCGCGGGCGGCTTCGTCGGCGCGCATCTGGGCATGCAGGCCGTGTTTCTGATCACGAGCGTGTTGATGCTATGCGGCGCGCTGTTCAATGTCTGGGTGTTCAGAGGCGTGACGCGCGCGCACAGCGGTTGA
- a CDS encoding phosphoketolase family protein: MAEATPRSTPPQTLDPDTLSRMDRYWRACNYLSAGMIYLRDNPLLREPLKPEHIKNRLLGHWGSDPGQSFLLVHLNRVIREHDLNMIYIAGPGHGAPATLANSYLEGHYSEIYPDRSEDEAGMQRFFRQFSFPGGIGSHCTPETPGSIHEGGELGYSLSHGYGATFDNPDLIVAVMIGDGEAETGPLATSWHSNKFLDPVRDGAVLPVLHLNGYKIANPTILARIPREELEALLTGYGHKPYFVEGDDPEIMHQQMAATLERCIGEIRAIQQHARENNDPTRPRWPMIVLRSPKGWTGPKEVDGHKVEGSWRAHQVPVLDPVTNSKSLKIVEGWLRSYEPEKLFDEKGRLVEELRALAPEGGRRISANPHANGGLLCKTLDLPPFRDYAVQVKKPATSYTSPTEVLGAFLRDVMRRNMRNFRVFGPDETASNKLTAIYEASPKTWLAETVESDKDGGALAPDGRVMEMLSEHTLEGWFEGYVLTGRHGLFATYEAFVHVIDSMFNQHAKWLEKSKRDLGWRQPVPSINLLITSLVWRQDHNGFTHQDPGFLDVVTNKSPDVVRIYLPPDANCLLSVADHCLRSRDYVNVIVADKQPHLQYLDMEAAVTHCTKGIGIWDWASTDQGVEPDVVIACAGDIATMEALAAVEILKGQFPDLKIRFVNVVDLFRLMPEHAHPHGLSNRDFDSLFTADKPVIFNFHSYASLVHKLTYNRTNHDNLHVHGYHEKGNINTPLELAIINDVDRFSLAIDVIDRVPKLRGVGDHAKEWLRGQIIEHLAYAHEEGIDQEAIRNWTWKG; encoded by the coding sequence ATGGCTGAAGCAACTCCCCGTTCCACGCCGCCGCAAACGCTCGACCCCGACACGTTGAGCAGAATGGACCGCTACTGGCGTGCCTGCAACTATCTGTCGGCGGGCATGATCTATCTGCGCGACAACCCGCTGCTGCGCGAGCCGCTCAAACCCGAACACATCAAGAACCGCCTGCTGGGACATTGGGGCTCGGACCCGGGCCAAAGCTTTCTGCTCGTGCACCTGAACCGGGTGATCCGCGAGCACGACCTGAACATGATCTATATCGCCGGTCCCGGTCACGGCGCGCCGGCCACGCTCGCGAATAGCTATCTGGAAGGCCATTACTCAGAAATCTATCCGGACCGCAGCGAAGACGAAGCCGGCATGCAGCGCTTTTTCCGGCAGTTTTCGTTTCCGGGCGGCATCGGTTCACATTGCACGCCCGAGACGCCCGGCTCGATTCACGAAGGCGGCGAACTCGGCTATAGCCTCTCGCACGGTTACGGCGCCACATTCGACAATCCCGATCTGATCGTCGCGGTCATGATCGGCGACGGCGAGGCCGAAACCGGGCCGCTCGCCACGTCGTGGCATTCGAACAAATTCCTCGATCCGGTCCGCGATGGCGCCGTGCTGCCGGTGCTGCATCTGAACGGCTACAAGATCGCCAATCCCACCATCCTCGCACGCATTCCCCGTGAAGAACTCGAGGCGTTGTTGACGGGTTACGGGCATAAACCGTACTTCGTCGAAGGCGACGACCCCGAGATCATGCATCAGCAGATGGCCGCCACGCTCGAACGGTGCATCGGCGAAATCCGTGCGATCCAGCAGCACGCACGCGAAAACAACGACCCGACGCGGCCGCGCTGGCCGATGATCGTGCTGCGCTCGCCGAAGGGCTGGACCGGTCCGAAGGAAGTGGATGGCCACAAGGTGGAAGGCTCGTGGCGCGCGCATCAGGTGCCGGTGCTCGATCCAGTCACGAACAGCAAGAGCCTGAAGATCGTGGAAGGCTGGCTGCGCAGTTACGAACCGGAAAAGCTCTTCGACGAAAAAGGCCGGCTCGTCGAGGAACTGCGCGCACTTGCGCCGGAGGGCGGCCGCCGCATCAGCGCGAATCCGCATGCGAACGGCGGCCTGCTGTGCAAGACGCTCGATCTGCCGCCGTTTCGCGATTATGCGGTGCAGGTGAAAAAGCCCGCCACGTCGTACACGTCGCCGACCGAGGTGCTAGGCGCCTTTCTGCGCGATGTAATGCGCCGGAACATGCGCAATTTCCGCGTATTCGGCCCTGACGAAACCGCGAGCAACAAACTCACCGCGATCTATGAAGCGTCGCCGAAAACCTGGCTGGCCGAGACGGTGGAAAGCGACAAGGACGGCGGCGCGCTCGCGCCGGACGGCCGCGTGATGGAAATGCTGAGCGAGCACACGCTCGAAGGCTGGTTCGAAGGTTATGTGCTGACGGGCCGCCACGGGCTCTTCGCGACCTACGAGGCGTTCGTGCACGTGATCGATTCGATGTTCAACCAGCACGCCAAATGGCTCGAAAAGTCGAAACGCGACCTCGGGTGGCGCCAGCCGGTGCCGTCGATCAATCTGCTCATCACGTCGCTCGTATGGCGCCAGGATCACAACGGCTTCACGCATCAGGACCCCGGTTTTCTCGACGTAGTGACGAATAAGAGCCCGGACGTCGTGCGTATCTATCTGCCGCCCGACGCGAACTGCCTGCTGAGCGTGGCCGATCACTGCCTGCGCTCGCGCGATTACGTGAACGTGATCGTCGCGGACAAGCAGCCTCATCTGCAATATCTCGACATGGAAGCGGCGGTCACGCATTGCACGAAAGGCATTGGCATTTGGGATTGGGCGTCGACGGATCAGGGCGTGGAGCCGGACGTGGTGATCGCCTGCGCGGGCGACATCGCGACCATGGAGGCGCTCGCCGCGGTCGAAATCCTGAAAGGGCAGTTTCCGGATCTGAAGATCCGCTTCGTGAACGTGGTCGATCTGTTCCGTCTGATGCCGGAGCACGCGCACCCGCATGGTCTTTCGAATCGCGATTTCGACTCCCTCTTCACCGCCGACAAGCCCGTGATCTTCAACTTCCACTCGTATGCGTCGCTGGTTCACAAGCTCACGTACAACCGGACCAATCACGACAATCTGCATGTGCACGGTTACCACGAGAAGGGCAATATCAACACGCCGCTCGAACTCGCGATCATCAACGACGTGGACCGATTTTCGCTCGCGATCGACGTGATCGACCGGGTGCCGAAGCTGCGCGGCGTCGGCGATCATGCGAAAGAGTGGCTGCGTGGGCAGATCATCGAGCACCTTGCGTACGCGCATGAAGAGGGCATCGACCAGGAAGCCATCCGCAACTGGACGTGGAAAGGCTGA
- a CDS encoding ABC transporter permease: protein MQIARLKHREHRPASFYWLALVFGLFVLFLYGPVITIFILSFQGPEGGLTFPMRGVSLHWFEVLRDGVGDVDIWAAFGRSVRLALAVTILTVLFSVAAGLAFRRRFRGDTAVFYVSVASLIMPSIIVSLGIGLTFRLLDNGIKYLATAWGHQAFADTYTTSMGLFTSALGAHLTWTLPFGLLVMFAVFNRFNPAYEEASRDLGATPWQSFRHVVLPIIGPSVVGVAMFGFTLSWDEIARTSQAIGDQNTLPLELQGLTTSVTTPVIYALGTMTTLLSLTVMAVCLISVKLLARRRAVAGLK from the coding sequence ATGCAGATTGCCCGCCTCAAACATCGCGAGCATCGTCCCGCCAGCTTCTACTGGCTTGCGCTAGTGTTCGGCTTGTTCGTGCTGTTCCTTTACGGACCGGTGATCACGATTTTCATCCTGTCGTTTCAGGGCCCGGAAGGCGGCCTGACGTTTCCGATGCGCGGGGTGTCGCTGCACTGGTTTGAAGTGCTGCGCGACGGCGTCGGCGACGTCGATATCTGGGCCGCGTTCGGGCGCTCGGTGCGCCTCGCGCTGGCGGTCACGATACTCACCGTGCTCTTTTCCGTCGCCGCGGGGCTCGCATTTCGCCGCCGCTTTCGTGGCGACACGGCCGTGTTCTATGTGTCGGTCGCCAGCCTGATCATGCCGTCCATCATCGTCTCGCTCGGAATCGGGCTGACGTTCCGTCTGCTCGATAACGGCATAAAGTATCTCGCCACCGCGTGGGGGCATCAGGCGTTCGCGGACACTTACACCACGTCGATGGGCCTCTTCACATCCGCGCTCGGCGCGCATCTCACGTGGACGCTGCCCTTTGGCCTGCTGGTAATGTTCGCTGTCTTCAACCGCTTCAATCCGGCGTACGAGGAAGCGTCGCGCGACCTGGGCGCAACGCCGTGGCAGAGTTTCCGCCATGTCGTTCTGCCGATCATCGGGCCTTCGGTGGTCGGCGTAGCGATGTTCGGCTTCACGCTTTCATGGGACGAAATCGCGCGCACGTCGCAAGCCATTGGCGACCAGAACACACTGCCGCTCGAACTCCAAGGCCTCACGACTTCAGTCACGACGCCGGTCATCTACGCACTCGGCACCATGACGACGCTGTTATCGCTCACCGTCATGGCCGTCTGTCTGATCTCGGTGAAGTTGCTGGCGCGCCGTCGCGCCGTGGCGGGTCTGAAGTAG
- a CDS encoding D-amino acid dehydrogenase → MSRIAIIGAGITGVTTAHALAQRGHHVTVFERNRYAAMETSFANGGQLSASNAEVWNSAATVLKGLRWMLTRDAPLLLNPAPTWHKYSWMGEFLRQIPHYRANTVETVRLAIAAREHLFSIAQTEGIDFDLERRGILHIYKTQKEFDAASKVNALLREGGLDRSPVSAGELQRIEPTLHGNFFGGFFTPSDSTGDIHKFTRGLAQACQRHGVQFHYDAEITSIEQPADGRFSLMVNLDGEPQPFTFEQIVICAGVKSRDFAAMLGDHVNIYPVKGYSITVCLDDETSQQHAPWVSLLDDSAKIVTSRLGADRFRIAGTAEINGFNRDIRSDRIAPLVDWTRRHFPNVSTARVIPWAGLRPMLPSMLPKVGRGKRRGVFYNTGHGHLGWTLSAATAQAVAGAIQ, encoded by the coding sequence ATGTCACGTATCGCCATCATCGGCGCCGGCATTACCGGCGTCACGACTGCCCACGCGCTCGCGCAGCGCGGCCATCACGTCACCGTGTTCGAGCGCAACCGCTACGCGGCAATGGAAACGTCGTTTGCAAACGGCGGCCAGCTTTCCGCCAGCAACGCGGAGGTCTGGAACAGCGCGGCCACCGTGCTGAAAGGCCTGCGCTGGATGCTCACGCGCGACGCCCCGCTCCTGCTCAATCCCGCGCCCACCTGGCACAAGTATTCGTGGATGGGCGAATTCCTCCGGCAGATTCCGCACTACCGCGCGAACACGGTGGAAACCGTGCGTCTTGCGATTGCCGCGCGCGAGCATCTGTTTTCGATCGCACAAACGGAGGGCATCGACTTCGATCTGGAGCGGCGCGGCATTCTGCACATCTACAAGACACAAAAGGAATTCGACGCGGCGAGCAAAGTGAACGCCCTTCTGCGCGAAGGCGGGCTTGACCGCAGTCCGGTCAGTGCGGGCGAGTTGCAGCGCATCGAACCCACGCTGCATGGCAACTTTTTTGGCGGCTTCTTTACGCCGTCCGACTCCACCGGCGACATCCACAAGTTCACGCGCGGACTCGCGCAGGCGTGCCAGCGTCACGGCGTGCAATTTCACTATGACGCCGAGATTACGTCGATTGAACAACCGGCCGACGGACGTTTCTCGCTGATGGTGAACCTCGACGGCGAGCCGCAGCCCTTTACGTTCGAGCAGATCGTAATCTGCGCCGGCGTGAAGAGCCGTGATTTCGCGGCGATGCTCGGCGACCATGTGAACATCTATCCGGTGAAGGGTTACTCGATCACCGTCTGTCTCGACGATGAAACCAGCCAGCAGCACGCGCCATGGGTGAGCCTGCTCGACGACAGCGCGAAGATCGTGACGAGCCGCCTTGGCGCGGACCGTTTTCGCATCGCCGGCACGGCGGAAATCAACGGCTTTAATCGCGACATCCGCTCGGACCGCATCGCGCCGCTCGTGGACTGGACCCGGCGGCATTTTCCCAACGTGTCGACCGCGCGCGTGATTCCGTGGGCAGGACTGCGGCCCATGCTGCCGAGCATGCTGCCCAAGGTAGGACGCGGAAAACGGCGCGGCGTGTTTTACAACACGGGGCACGGTCACCTGGGATGGACGCTGTCGGCCGCTACGGCTCAGGCAGTGGCCGGCGCCATTCAGTGA
- a CDS encoding SLATT domain-containing protein, giving the protein MNTLPAYEPPADETQLLLKWIRRARESQMSHYDMADLLSARDRQLGWLVTALSTFVGTAVFASLSAAAVSPALRIFVGLVSVTAAVSSALQTFLKYAQRAEKHRSAGARYGAVRRRLEAVFAGDPDARDGHYLSAIREELDRLAEDSPNVPPRVFYRTQRTLSANRASGRAA; this is encoded by the coding sequence ATGAACACTCTGCCCGCCTACGAGCCGCCAGCCGACGAAACGCAACTGCTTCTGAAATGGATCAGGCGCGCCCGCGAATCGCAGATGAGTCACTACGACATGGCCGACCTGCTGTCGGCGCGCGACCGGCAGCTTGGCTGGCTGGTCACCGCGTTGAGCACGTTCGTCGGCACGGCGGTGTTCGCGTCGCTGAGTGCGGCCGCCGTTTCGCCGGCACTGCGCATTTTCGTGGGCCTCGTGAGCGTGACGGCCGCCGTGTCTTCGGCGCTGCAAACCTTCCTGAAGTACGCGCAGCGGGCGGAGAAACACCGCTCAGCCGGTGCGCGGTATGGCGCGGTGCGCCGCAGACTGGAAGCCGTCTTTGCAGGCGACCCCGACGCGCGCGATGGCCACTATCTGAGCGCGATCCGCGAGGAACTCGACCGCCTCGCCGAAGACTCGCCCAACGTGCCGCCACGCGTGTTTTATCGCACGCAGCGCACGCTTTCCGCGAACCGGGCAAGCGGCCGCGCTGCATGA
- a CDS encoding PaaI family thioesterase, with protein sequence MSDFPIDNPFLESLGVRLTQWRDGYAELTMPIDGSKLNRQGVLQGGAIATMLDAAAGYAGIFAEPGQPPRHAFTLSLTTSYLDKGLGTTVTARGFLERAGHSIYFARGEAWVDGTLLIASAQGTFKYARRS encoded by the coding sequence ATGTCCGATTTTCCGATCGACAACCCGTTCCTCGAATCGCTTGGCGTGCGGCTGACGCAATGGCGTGACGGCTACGCCGAGTTGACCATGCCGATTGACGGCAGCAAGCTCAATCGCCAGGGCGTGTTGCAGGGCGGCGCGATCGCCACGATGCTCGACGCCGCTGCCGGTTACGCCGGCATCTTTGCAGAGCCCGGGCAACCGCCGCGCCATGCGTTCACCCTGTCGCTGACCACCAGTTATCTGGACAAGGGATTGGGCACGACCGTCACGGCCAGGGGTTTTCTGGAGCGCGCGGGCCATTCCATCTACTTCGCGCGCGGCGAAGCATGGGTGGACGGCACATTGCTGATTGCGAGCGCGCAGGGCACGTTCAAGTATGCTCGACGCAGTTGA
- a CDS encoding BON domain-containing protein produces MSDVRNGGDRLSDEQIATEAARRLAWDAAVPEGKVNVSVTDGRITLRGELERDQQRSAALEDVTRLFGVTGVSDCTVVKPASRQAD; encoded by the coding sequence ATGTCTGATGTCCGCAACGGCGGCGACCGGCTCAGCGACGAGCAGATCGCCACGGAGGCCGCGCGGCGTCTCGCGTGGGACGCCGCGGTGCCGGAAGGCAAGGTGAACGTCTCCGTGACCGATGGCCGGATCACGCTGCGCGGCGAACTCGAGCGCGATCAGCAACGCAGCGCCGCGCTCGAAGACGTGACGCGTCTATTTGGCGTAACCGGCGTGTCCGATTGCACCGTCGTCAAACCAGCGTCACGTCAGGCGGACTGA
- a CDS encoding ABC transporter permease: MATFDFSTAAENAPVKHRRAPAWLQATPLSLTFLLFFIVPLIITLIVSFWDYNEYQIIPAFTLKNYAAIFDGCSSMTDVCVTFKTYWSTVRFCAIVWSVTLVLGFSIAYFLAFHVRTTSMQTVLFLVCTIPFWTSNVIRMISWMPLLGRNGLVNQALIGAHLIDQPLEWLLYSNFSVVLAFVHLYTFFMIVPIFNAMMRIDRSLLEAARDAGASGWQVVRDVVLPLSKTGIVIGSIFVITIVMGDFLTVGVMGGQQIASIGKIIQVQTGYLQFPAAAANAIILLAVVLMIVWALTRVVDIRKEL; encoded by the coding sequence ATGGCCACGTTCGACTTTTCCACTGCGGCAGAAAACGCACCCGTCAAACATCGGCGCGCACCGGCCTGGTTGCAGGCCACGCCGCTTTCGCTGACGTTCCTGCTGTTTTTCATCGTGCCGCTCATCATTACGCTGATCGTCAGCTTCTGGGACTACAACGAGTATCAGATCATCCCGGCCTTCACGCTGAAGAACTATGCAGCAATTTTCGACGGATGTTCGTCGATGACCGACGTCTGCGTGACGTTCAAGACGTATTGGTCCACCGTCAGATTCTGCGCGATCGTGTGGAGCGTCACGTTGGTGCTGGGCTTTTCGATCGCATACTTTCTCGCGTTTCATGTGCGCACAACCAGCATGCAAACGGTTCTGTTCCTCGTCTGCACGATTCCGTTCTGGACCTCGAACGTAATCCGCATGATTTCGTGGATGCCGCTGCTCGGGCGCAACGGTCTCGTCAATCAGGCGCTGATCGGCGCGCATCTGATCGATCAGCCGCTCGAATGGCTGCTGTATTCGAACTTCTCGGTCGTGCTCGCTTTCGTGCACCTGTACACGTTTTTCATGATCGTGCCCATCTTCAACGCGATGATGCGCATCGACCGGTCACTGCTCGAAGCCGCACGCGATGCCGGTGCAAGTGGCTGGCAGGTCGTACGTGACGTGGTGCTGCCTTTGTCGAAAACCGGCATCGTGATCGGCTCGATTTTTGTGATCACGATCGTGATGGGCGACTTTCTGACCGTGGGCGTGATGGGCGGCCAGCAGATCGCGTCGATCGGCAAGATCATTCAGGTGCAAACCGGTTATCTGCAGTTTCCGGCTGCCGCGGCGAACGCAATCATTCTGCTCGCCGTGGTGCTGATGATCGTGTGGGCATTGACGCGGGTTGTCGACATCCGCAAGGAATTGTGA